In Chryseobacterium oranimense, a single window of DNA contains:
- the cobT gene encoding nicotinate-nucleotide--dimethylbenzimidazole phosphoribosyltransferase, with amino-acid sequence MQLHNSIKMTDTSMLADELQHKIDFKTKPLGALGFLEQLAYKIGIVQQTVSPELIKPHMVVFAADHGIAASGVSAYPQEVTYQMVMNFLGAGAAINVFCRQHGIIIKIVDAGVNFDFPQGLELIDKKVRKSSRNMLEEPAMTLDEYSKALENGRSVVSEIAESGCNIIGFGEMGIGNTSASSLMMSKLFDLPLADCIGRGTGLDDTQLLHKLHILSEVIDRYPDVKTADEIAQTLGGLEIVQMMGAMEEAYQKNMLIMVDGFIASIAVAAVWKKNPQILENCIFCHVSDENAHQKLLEMLGQKALLNLNLRLGEGTGCALAYPLIQSAVNFLNEMSSFEDAHVSNKD; translated from the coding sequence TTGCAACTTCACAATTCCATTAAAATGACGGACACATCAATGTTAGCAGACGAATTACAACACAAGATCGATTTCAAGACAAAACCTTTGGGAGCATTAGGATTTTTAGAGCAGCTGGCTTATAAAATCGGAATCGTTCAGCAGACTGTTTCACCGGAATTAATAAAGCCCCATATGGTTGTCTTTGCTGCTGATCATGGTATTGCCGCTTCGGGAGTGAGTGCTTATCCACAGGAGGTTACCTATCAGATGGTAATGAATTTTCTGGGTGCAGGAGCTGCAATTAATGTTTTTTGCAGGCAGCATGGGATCATTATAAAAATTGTTGATGCAGGAGTCAATTTCGATTTTCCCCAAGGGTTGGAACTGATTGACAAAAAAGTAAGGAAATCCAGCCGTAATATGCTGGAAGAACCTGCAATGACCCTTGATGAATATTCCAAAGCTTTGGAAAACGGAAGATCTGTGGTGTCGGAAATTGCCGAATCAGGCTGTAATATTATCGGTTTCGGGGAAATGGGAATTGGAAATACCTCTGCATCTTCACTGATGATGAGTAAGCTGTTTGACCTTCCGTTAGCCGATTGTATTGGCAGGGGAACAGGCCTGGACGATACCCAGCTATTGCACAAGCTCCATATTTTGTCGGAAGTGATTGACCGATATCCGGATGTGAAAACTGCAGATGAGATTGCACAGACTTTGGGCGGACTTGAAATTGTGCAGATGATGGGGGCAATGGAAGAAGCTTATCAGAAGAATATGCTGATCATGGTAGATGGTTTTATAGCCAGTATTGCTGTTGCAGCGGTTTGGAAAAAAAATCCTCAGATCCTGGAAAACTGTATTTTCTGCCATGTCAGTGATGAAAATGCCCATCAGAAGCTTCTTGAAATGCTGGGACAAAAAGCCTTGCTTAATCTCAATCTTCGTCTGGGAGAAGGAACCGGCTGTGCATTGGCCTATCCGCTGATTCAGAGTGCCGTTAATTTTCTGAATGAGATGTCAAGCTTTGAAGATGCCCATGTTTCAAATAAAGATTAA
- a CDS encoding nucleotidyltransferase domain-containing protein, whose amino-acid sequence MRTKILEKITEIEETRNVKVLLAVESGSRAWGFASPDSDYDIRFIYRHEKDWYLSPWDKDETIEFMTEDDLDGSGWDLRKTFHLLLKSNAALLSWFYSPIIYKEDKNFVGLFRPLADACFSPIAVSYHYLSMSKKYLEACRSEEVKLKSYFYCLRTALTGKWIIEKGTVPPVLFSELLILVDDDTRKKIEDLIALKATKGESYYHPNDWELFGFLEKTVAENEEKSKNLAGGKANKGEMEKVFREIIK is encoded by the coding sequence ATGAGAACAAAAATACTAGAGAAAATAACGGAAATAGAGGAAACACGTAACGTAAAAGTCCTTTTGGCTGTAGAATCGGGAAGCAGGGCCTGGGGTTTTGCCTCTCCGGACAGTGATTATGATATACGCTTTATCTACCGGCACGAAAAAGATTGGTATCTTTCTCCTTGGGATAAAGATGAAACGATAGAATTTATGACTGAAGATGATCTGGACGGTTCGGGATGGGATCTCCGCAAAACCTTTCACCTGTTGCTGAAATCGAATGCAGCTTTATTGAGCTGGTTCTATTCTCCTATCATATATAAGGAAGATAAAAATTTTGTCGGGCTATTCAGGCCTTTGGCGGATGCCTGCTTTTCTCCGATAGCGGTTTCTTACCACTATCTGAGCATGAGCAAAAAATACCTGGAAGCCTGCAGAAGTGAGGAAGTGAAACTTAAAAGTTATTTTTACTGCCTTAGAACAGCACTGACAGGAAAATGGATCATAGAAAAAGGCACAGTTCCACCAGTTTTATTCAGTGAGCTGCTTATATTGGTTGATGATGATACCCGAAAAAAGATAGAAGACCTTATCGCTTTAAAGGCAACTAAAGGAGAATCCTATTACCACCCGAATGACTGGGAACTTTTTGGATTTCTGGAAAAAACAGTTGCGGAAAACGAGGAAAAATCTAAAAATCTTGCAGGTGGAAAGGCAAACAAAGGTGAAATGGAAAAGGTTTTCAGGGAAATCATAAAATAA